The following is a genomic window from Pirellulales bacterium.
CGGAACTACATAGCGTTCAGCTAAGTTGATGAGCAGTTAAGTAAGTTGCGTCAATGCTCTCAAGCAAGAGGCGGAACGGCGCCCCAGTCGCGGCCATCGCCATCCACTTCGATGTGCGCGAGTCGCGGTATTTCGAATACCTATTGCGACAACGTCCCCGGCGGCGTGAACTGCCAGTAAACTCAGCTTAAAGCTCCTAACAAAATGGTCGTGAATGTTGGTTCCCAATTAAAGGGGCAATTGTTGAAAATGAGCGGCAGTCTTTGTCGGAGGTCAGGATGGCCCAGCCGCTCGTCACGGATGATTTATGGCAAATTGTAGAACCATTGCTTCCCAAGCCGCGGTCTCGTCGCCGGAACCGGCGTCGGCGTGGTGGCAGGCCGCCGGTGGATGATCGCCATGTGCTGGCTGGAATTGTGTTTGTACTCAAGACGGGCATCCCGTGGGAGTATCTGCCGCAGGAGATGGGTTGCGGGTGCGGAATGACCTGCTGGCGTCGGCTGCGTGACTGGAATGTCGCCGGCGTGTGGCGGCAACTGCACCGGGTGCTCCTGGACAAGCTCAATGCCGCCGACAAGATCGATTGGTCGCGAGCCATCGTCGACTCGACCTCGGTCCGTGCGATGCACGGAGGGAAAAAACAGGCCCAAATCCGGTAGATCGGCGTAAGCCGGGATCGAAGCATCATCTGCTGGTGGACGGCAAAGATCGTGCGGTGATGTCGTTTACGCTAACTGGAGCAAACCGTCACGACGTCACTCAACTGTTGCCGTTGGTGGACGGCGTTCCAAGCGTCCGGGGCAAGCGTGGCCGGCCGCGTCACCGCTTTGATCAAGTTCAGGGCAACCGTGGATACGACTCCAAGCATCACCGCCGACAACTCCGAGCCAGAAGGTCGCAACCTCTCCTGGCCAAACGAAGAACCGAGCATGGCAGCGGATTGGGCGTTTATCGGTGGGTGGTTGAGCGGGCGGAAAGTTGGGTACATCAAAATCGACATCTGAAGTTCCGTTATGATCGACGAGACGACATCCATGAAGCGTTTCTGGCCATTGCTTGTGCGCTGATTTGCCTTAACTGCCTGTCTGACCCATTTTGTTAGGAGCTTTTAATATGCCCTATGATTCCCGACCGCATGACCGCCAGCAACCAGTCCGACGTGCGAAAGCGCTTCCATATTTATGCGGATGGCATCGGTGTCTTTTCTCGACGCGCGGCCGGCCATCAGAACGTTCATTTTTTCTGCCGGCTTTTCTCCGTAAGAAACATCATCGCTCGTGTTATCGACCCATCCTGCGCATGTATCGCCCGGGCGATGCTCTCCGCCGCTGCCACCATCCGTGTCCGCGACGCCTCGTGACCAGCTTCGATCGATTCGATGCGCTCGAACACAGCCTTGGCCTCGTCGGCATGATCCGCTAGAAGCAAAAGATTCCCTTTCTGCGTCAGCGCTCGAAACTTCTTCACATGATCCAACGTCGGCACGGCAGCATCGATACGCCCAACGGCGTCGAGGTAAGACTTCGGGTCGACCTTAATCCGCTTAAGCACCGGCTGCTCTGGCGCGGTTGGCTGTGTACTAGGCGGCGGATCGGCTCGCTGCTCGGCCAAGAACCGCGCACATAGCCCTGAATATTCTGACGATGCCTTCATGCACTCATTCACCAACGTCTCCGCCGCAGGCGCGTTGTCGATACTGATCACGTTGTAAA
Proteins encoded in this region:
- a CDS encoding IS5 family transposase (programmed frameshift) gives rise to the protein MAQPLVTDDLWQIVEPLLPKPRSRRRNRRRRGGRPPVDDRHVLAGIVFVLKTGIPWEYLPQEMGCGCGMTCWRRLRDWNVAGVWRQLHRVLLDKLNAADKIDWSRAIVDSTSVRAMHGGKKTGPNPVDRRKPGSKHHLLVDGKDRAVMSFTLTGANRHDVTQLLPLVDGVPSVRGKRGRPRHRFDQVQGNRGYDSKHHRRQLRARRSQPLLAKRRTEHGSGLGVYRWVVERAESWVHQNRHLKFRYDRRDDIHEAFLAIACALICLNCLSDPFC